One window of the Populus nigra chromosome 4, ddPopNigr1.1, whole genome shotgun sequence genome contains the following:
- the LOC133690880 gene encoding uncharacterized protein LOC133690880 isoform X1 codes for MPFDGFSPLISSQLQYLLNHFPHTIQIEQAWSGTRYFPGSLDRFTLLIPYCLDYIKWDIIYNAEFPLAAPDVIFGPEDDGFHPFLVVGREEGDSRLVKNSLTDWNNKDPSRLLALVMELRDKYRSYQERRVGEVDDDRLKFEISTIVSREGIEMHMSSGVEKPGEVKFAVPLMDMNINKMVLGCPWSHPQKIYLQVIYPVGRKYAPATSAPRLKLMCAHELKALFSIDEVKLPAWLDGMCMAEYLPHLEELLQRQVLEAVTLIDVRRQFIEALSPVIGRPLEADPVFCRKASFLVCSGPFTFLVHFFLSTQFPKQRPSLMFQSIQHLNSLGMPVKSPLITEYLWSPRWEPSQMAERISDFLVDESLNFKRHCNESQLQH; via the exons ATGCCATTTGATGGATTCTCTCCTCTCATCTCGTCTCAACTCCAGTACCTCCTCAATCACTTCCCTCACACGATCCAG ATTGAGCAGGCTTGGTCAGGCACCAGGTACTTTCCTGGAAGTCTTGATCGATTCACATTGCTCATTCCCTACTGTCTAGACTACATAAAAT GGGATATTATATACAATGCTGAATTTCCATTAGCTGCGCCGGATGTTATATTTGGTCCCGAGGATGATGGTTTCCATCCATTTCTTGTCGTAGGAAGAGAGGAAGGGGATTCGAGGCTCGTTAAGAACAGTTTGACTGATTGGAACAATAAAGATCCTTCACGGCTGTTGGCTCTCGTAATGGAATTGAG GGATAAATATAGGTCTTACCAGGAGAGACGCGTGGGAGAAGTTGATGATGATAGGTTGAAGTTTGAAATTAGTACTATTGTATCTAGGGAG GGAATTGAAATGCATATGAGTTCTGGTGTTGAAAAG CCAGGGGAGGTTAAATTTGCTGTGCCTTTAATGGAcatgaatataaataaaatggtGCTTGGATGCCCCTGGAGTCATCCACAAAAGATATACTTACAG GTTATTTATCCTGTTGGTAGAAAGTATGCACCTGCTACTTCAGCACCTCGTCTGAAATTAATGTGCGCTCATGAGTTGAAAGCCCTGTTTTCTATTGATGAAGTCAAACTTCCTGCATGGTTGGATGGAAT gTGCATGGCTGAATATCTTCCCCACCTGGAAGAACTCCTTCAGAGACAG GTCTTAGAGGCAGTTACGTTAATTGATGTTAGAAGGCAGTTTATCGAGGCATTATCTCCAGTAATTGGAAGGCCGCTAGAAGCTGATCCA GTTTTTTGCAGAAAGGCTTCATTTCTTGTCTGTTCTGGACCATTTACATTCCTG GTGCATTTTTTCCTCTCAACTCAGTTTCCAAAACAGCGGCCTTCTCTAATGTTTCAAAGTATTCAg CATTTGAATTCCCTTGGCATGCCGGTCAAGTCACCTCTGATTACAGAGTATCTATGGAGTCCTAGATGGGAACCCTCACAAATGGCTGAGCGGATCTC TGACTTTTTGGTGGATGAATCTCTAAATTTCAAAAGGCACTGCAACGAATCTCAACTTCAACACTAG
- the LOC133690880 gene encoding uncharacterized protein LOC133690880 isoform X2 translates to MPFDGFSPLISSQLQYLLNHFPHTIQFQFRVLSILGLLSFLCRLSRLGQAPGDIIYNAEFPLAAPDVIFGPEDDGFHPFLVVGREEGDSRLVKNSLTDWNNKDPSRLLALVMELRDKYRSYQERRVGEVDDDRLKFEISTIVSREGIEMHMSSGVEKPGEVKFAVPLMDMNINKMVLGCPWSHPQKIYLQVIYPVGRKYAPATSAPRLKLMCAHELKALFSIDEVKLPAWLDGMCMAEYLPHLEELLQRQVLEAVTLIDVRRQFIEALSPVIGRPLEADPVFCRKASFLVCSGPFTFLVHFFLSTQFPKQRPSLMFQSIQHLNSLGMPVKSPLITEYLWSPRWEPSQMAERISDFLVDESLNFKRHCNESQLQH, encoded by the exons ATGCCATTTGATGGATTCTCTCCTCTCATCTCGTCTCAACTCCAGTACCTCCTCAATCACTTCCCTCACACGATCCAG TTTCAATTTAGGGTTTTGTCAATTCTCGGCTTACTTAGCTTTCTTTGCAGATTGAGCAGGCTTGGTCAGGCACCAG GGGATATTATATACAATGCTGAATTTCCATTAGCTGCGCCGGATGTTATATTTGGTCCCGAGGATGATGGTTTCCATCCATTTCTTGTCGTAGGAAGAGAGGAAGGGGATTCGAGGCTCGTTAAGAACAGTTTGACTGATTGGAACAATAAAGATCCTTCACGGCTGTTGGCTCTCGTAATGGAATTGAG GGATAAATATAGGTCTTACCAGGAGAGACGCGTGGGAGAAGTTGATGATGATAGGTTGAAGTTTGAAATTAGTACTATTGTATCTAGGGAG GGAATTGAAATGCATATGAGTTCTGGTGTTGAAAAG CCAGGGGAGGTTAAATTTGCTGTGCCTTTAATGGAcatgaatataaataaaatggtGCTTGGATGCCCCTGGAGTCATCCACAAAAGATATACTTACAG GTTATTTATCCTGTTGGTAGAAAGTATGCACCTGCTACTTCAGCACCTCGTCTGAAATTAATGTGCGCTCATGAGTTGAAAGCCCTGTTTTCTATTGATGAAGTCAAACTTCCTGCATGGTTGGATGGAAT gTGCATGGCTGAATATCTTCCCCACCTGGAAGAACTCCTTCAGAGACAG GTCTTAGAGGCAGTTACGTTAATTGATGTTAGAAGGCAGTTTATCGAGGCATTATCTCCAGTAATTGGAAGGCCGCTAGAAGCTGATCCA GTTTTTTGCAGAAAGGCTTCATTTCTTGTCTGTTCTGGACCATTTACATTCCTG GTGCATTTTTTCCTCTCAACTCAGTTTCCAAAACAGCGGCCTTCTCTAATGTTTCAAAGTATTCAg CATTTGAATTCCCTTGGCATGCCGGTCAAGTCACCTCTGATTACAGAGTATCTATGGAGTCCTAGATGGGAACCCTCACAAATGGCTGAGCGGATCTC TGACTTTTTGGTGGATGAATCTCTAAATTTCAAAAGGCACTGCAACGAATCTCAACTTCAACACTAG
- the LOC133692806 gene encoding uncharacterized protein LOC133692806, translating to MAFRHGYCTLYDEFGDDEIEVAEILSSFPRLIAMSKYSSWLSYTWGGKRRRSAEANLGPRPAVQSPPTSVSPSPPPILSGSVGPAITTNTTRIAASEPERPIIVKVEPATSPATPLSFFPSESDERPKRSNRKVSTKKRREDLLKIKSQLTKRNELLTGEIQMVTRHHDQLKASNSWWKARKQELTMGVIKREDQLNLLRMDLGQETVKSPDHVVDDQAHLSLRMPGITVYQQQPFMLDKNANNQEMGCNYPNPYGRRRVSLFPSTTSSTSDDFGPCSIPDLNLTIGQPAWMDSEVKQLVDDKSTVVNGAIVGTVVDGAVVGTVVNGAITVRSINKAIAAQARRRRMLICKKKLSNVSSKLRFPL from the exons ATGGCATTCAGGCATGGTTACTGTACTCTTTACGATGAGTTCGGAGATGATGAAATCGAGGTTGCTGAAATCTTGTCAAGTTTCCCTCGTTTAATTGCTATGTCTAAGTATAGTTCTTGGCTTTCATACACATGGGGTGGTAAAAGGAGGAGATCCGCGGAGGCCAATTTGGGTCCACGACCCGCCGTTCAATCACCACCAACATCAGTATCACCTTCGCCGCCACCGATTTTATCTGGTTCTGTGGGTCCTGCTATTACTACTAACACTACTCGTATTGCTGCCTCTGAACCTGAGAGACCCATCATCGTCAAAGTTGAACCGGCGACTAGCCCTGCAAcacctctttctttctttcctagTGAATCTGACGAGAGGCCTAAGCGCTCGAACAGGAAAGTCTCTACTAAAAAG AGAAGAGAGGATTTGCTGAAGATTAAAAGCCAACTTACTAAGAGAAATGAACTGCTAACAGGG GAGATACAAATGGTGACTCGACATCATGATCAATTGAAAGCTAGTAATTCATGGTGGAAAGCAAGGAAACAAGAG CTAACCATGGGTGTTATTAAAAGAGAAGATCAGTTGAATCTTCTACGAATGGATTTAGGCCAAGAAACTGTTAAAAGTCCTGATCATGTTGTTGATGATCAAGCTCATCTTTCTCTGCGCATGCCCGGCATCACAGTTTATCAGCAGCAACCATTTATGCTTGATAAGAATGCCAACAATCAAGAAATGGGCTGCAACTATCCAAACCCTTATGGCCGAAGAAGAGTGTCCCTGTTCCCATCTACGACTTCTAGTACCAGTGATGATTTTGGCCCATGTAGCATCCCTGATCTCAATCTAACTATCGGGCAGCCTGCTTGGATGGACTCTGAAGTTAAACAACTGGTTGATGACAAGAGTACTGTGGTTAACGGGGCCATTGTGGGTACTGTGGTTGACGGGGCCGTTGTGGGTACTGTGGTTAATGGGGCCATCACTGTCAGGAGTATTAATAAGGCCATCGCTGCTCAGGCAAGACGAAGAAGGATGCTCATTTGCAAGAAGAAGCTTTCTAATGTCTCCAGTAAATTACGATTCCCACTTTGA
- the LOC133691433 gene encoding tubulin beta chain-like, with protein MREILHIQGGQCGNQIGAKFWEVICDEHGIDQNGKYSGDAASSDLQLERINVYYNEASGGKYVPRAVLMDLEPGTMESIRSGPYGQIFRPDNFVHGQSGAGNNWAKGHYTEGAELIDAVLDVVRKEAENCDCLQGFQVCHSLGGGTGSGMGTLLISKIREEYPDRMMLTFSVFPSPKVSDTVVEPYNATLSVHQLVENADECMVLDNEALYDICFRTLKLSTPSFGDLNHLISATMSGVTCCLRFPGQLNSDLRKLAVNLIPFPRLHFFMVGFAPLTSRGSQGYISLTVPELTQQMWDSKNMMCAADPRHGRYLTASAMFRGKMSTKEVDEQMINVQNKNSSYFVEWIPNNVKSSVCDIAPKGLTMASTFVGNSTSIQEMFRRVSEQFTAMFRRKAFLHWYTGEGMDEMEFTEAESNMNDLVAEYQQYQDATIEEDGEYEEEGEENYDA; from the exons ATGAGAGAGATCCTTCATATTCAAGGAGGCCAATGCGGTAACCAAATCGGTGCCAAATTCTGGGAAGTTATATGCGACGAGCACGGAATCGATCAAAACGGAAAGTACTCCGGCGACGCGGCGTCTTCTGATCTTCAACTGGAAAGGATCAATGTGTATTACAATGAAGCTTCAGGTGGAAAATATGTGCCGAGGGCGGTCCTTATGGATCTTGAACCGGGTACTATGGAGAGTATTAGATCCGGTCCGTATGGACAGATCTTTAGACCTGATAATTTTGTGCATGGACAGTCCGGCGCTGGTAATAATTGGGCTAAAGGTCATTACACTGAAGGAGCTGAGCTGATTGATGCTGTTCTTGACGTTGTCAGAAAAGAGGCTGAGAATTGTGATTGCTTGCAAG GCTTTCAGGTGTGCCACTCGCTTGGAGGTGGTACAGGTTCTGGCATGGGAACACTTCTAATTTCAAAGATCCGAGAGGAATATCCTGACAGGATGATGCTTACATTCTCTGTTTTCCCTTCACCAAAGGTCTCGGACACGGTTGTGGAGCCATATAATGCTACCCTCTCAGTGCATCAGTTGGTAGAGAATGCTGACGAATGCATGGTTCTTGACAATGAAGCACTGTATGACATATGCTTCCGGACTCTAAAGCTTAGCACTCCAAGCT TTGGTGACCTTAACCATTTGATCTCAGCAACTATGAGTGGTGTAACTTGCTGTCTGAGGTTCCCTGGTCAGCTCAACTCTGACCTTCGCAAGCTGGCTGTAAACCTGATCCCATTTCCCCGTCTTCACTTCTTCATGGTAGGGTTTGCACCACTCACATCTCGTGGTTCCCAGGGGTATATCTCCCTCACTGTCCCAGAGCTGACCCAGCAGATGTGGGATTCCAAGAACATGATGTGTGCTGCTGACCCCCGCCATGGCCGCTACTTGACAGCCTCAGCCATGTTCAGGGGCAAGATGAGCACCAAAGAGGTGGATGAACAGATGATTAATGTGCAGAACAAGAATTCATCATATTTTGTGGAGTGGATTCCCAACAATGTGAAGTCTAGTGTGTGTGATATTGCACCAAAAGGTCTGACGATGGCATCAACTTTTGTGGGGAACTCCACGTCAATCCAGGAGATGTTCAGGAGGGTGAGTGAGCAGTTCACAGCCATGTTCCGTCGCAAGGCCTTCTTGCACTGGTATACTGGGGAAGGGATGGATGAGATGGAGTTCACTGAAGCAGAGAGCAACATGAACGATCTCGTGGCAGAGTACCAGCAATACCAGGATGCAACAATTGAGGAAGATGGTGAATATGAGGAGGAAGGTGAAGAGAACTATGATGCCTAG
- the LOC133690880 gene encoding uncharacterized protein LOC133690880 isoform X3: MDSLLSSRLNSSTSSITSLTRSRLSRLGQAPGDIIYNAEFPLAAPDVIFGPEDDGFHPFLVVGREEGDSRLVKNSLTDWNNKDPSRLLALVMELRDKYRSYQERRVGEVDDDRLKFEISTIVSREGIEMHMSSGVEKPGEVKFAVPLMDMNINKMVLGCPWSHPQKIYLQVIYPVGRKYAPATSAPRLKLMCAHELKALFSIDEVKLPAWLDGMCMAEYLPHLEELLQRQVLEAVTLIDVRRQFIEALSPVIGRPLEADPVFCRKASFLVCSGPFTFLVHFFLSTQFPKQRPSLMFQSIQHLNSLGMPVKSPLITEYLWSPRWEPSQMAERISDFLVDESLNFKRHCNESQLQH; the protein is encoded by the exons ATGGATTCTCTCCTCTCATCTCGTCTCAACTCCAGTACCTCCTCAATCACTTCCCTCACACGATCCAG ATTGAGCAGGCTTGGTCAGGCACCAG GGGATATTATATACAATGCTGAATTTCCATTAGCTGCGCCGGATGTTATATTTGGTCCCGAGGATGATGGTTTCCATCCATTTCTTGTCGTAGGAAGAGAGGAAGGGGATTCGAGGCTCGTTAAGAACAGTTTGACTGATTGGAACAATAAAGATCCTTCACGGCTGTTGGCTCTCGTAATGGAATTGAG GGATAAATATAGGTCTTACCAGGAGAGACGCGTGGGAGAAGTTGATGATGATAGGTTGAAGTTTGAAATTAGTACTATTGTATCTAGGGAG GGAATTGAAATGCATATGAGTTCTGGTGTTGAAAAG CCAGGGGAGGTTAAATTTGCTGTGCCTTTAATGGAcatgaatataaataaaatggtGCTTGGATGCCCCTGGAGTCATCCACAAAAGATATACTTACAG GTTATTTATCCTGTTGGTAGAAAGTATGCACCTGCTACTTCAGCACCTCGTCTGAAATTAATGTGCGCTCATGAGTTGAAAGCCCTGTTTTCTATTGATGAAGTCAAACTTCCTGCATGGTTGGATGGAAT gTGCATGGCTGAATATCTTCCCCACCTGGAAGAACTCCTTCAGAGACAG GTCTTAGAGGCAGTTACGTTAATTGATGTTAGAAGGCAGTTTATCGAGGCATTATCTCCAGTAATTGGAAGGCCGCTAGAAGCTGATCCA GTTTTTTGCAGAAAGGCTTCATTTCTTGTCTGTTCTGGACCATTTACATTCCTG GTGCATTTTTTCCTCTCAACTCAGTTTCCAAAACAGCGGCCTTCTCTAATGTTTCAAAGTATTCAg CATTTGAATTCCCTTGGCATGCCGGTCAAGTCACCTCTGATTACAGAGTATCTATGGAGTCCTAGATGGGAACCCTCACAAATGGCTGAGCGGATCTC TGACTTTTTGGTGGATGAATCTCTAAATTTCAAAAGGCACTGCAACGAATCTCAACTTCAACACTAG